TTCGGGCATTCAATAACGAACTGCTTCTTACGGTCAGCTGTTAGCATCTTAGATTGAATTGTTATGAGATCCTTTTTAAATTTGATAGAATCTTCGAGCTTCTGTTTACGTCCTCTAGCCATGAAATTGACATAGCGATGCTTTACTTTTTTTGATGTTAGAATGTAACTTATGTGGGTGAACCCCTTCAGTCTGTTAATACttgtttggaaaaaaaaacatgttttgaGTTGGAACCCTAAAAGGGAAATTCACATCTAGTGGAGGTtgctcaaatgataacaaaatttgTCTTTATCAGGTTTCATCGCAAACCTATAGCCTGGATGCTAATCTCTGCCTTCTTCGCCTCTACCAGGTACTGCCATTCACTCGTCTTATGTCTTGTTTAGGGTTCACTGTGTGTATGTAAAAGAGAATGGAAGCTAGAGAACACCAAGTCTCTATATTCTTGtagaatgtgatttttttttaattggtttAATTGTCTATTTGCAGTTTTAGTCGCTTACTgctcacaattttttttttgaaaagttactACTTTTCTAGTTGTTAGTGTTACTAATATGATATTTTCTTTGTTCCTGTAGTTCGAGCCTGAGCGTATGAGCACACAAATTGTTGCACGCATTTTGGTTAAGGCATGTTTAAGCTCTTCTTTATACCTATTTAGAATTATGTATCAGCTTGGTAGTAGGCTAGGATATGTTGTTCCTAAtgctttcttttccttcttccctCCTGCTTTTTTGCAGGCTCTCATGGCAATGCCAGCTCCAGATTTCAGCCTCTGTCTCTTTTTAATTCCTGAGCGAGTGGTATCAttcttttagtatatatatattttcagatTTCCATTCGAACTACATCTGCACATCAGCAATCAAGTGTGTTTTTGACTGGGTGTTGGCATATGCTGTCTGTCTTTTCTTTTGGTCTAAGTCAAGTTTTGTTGAACGTTTAAACTCTTTTACAATACCCTACGTGTGAATGACAAACCTGTAATTGATATTTGTACTTTGTTAAACTTGAAAGTTTCTGCCAATCTCCCGTAGAACCGCCCAAATTCTGCTTATTGCTATTTGAAGTAGGCCAAGATAAGTAGTTAATGTCATGTGTATTGCCCATGCATGCACTTTTCTGAACCACTTGGTAAGACACGCATTTGTGAAGGCATGATTGTTGTAAAGTCTAAAGTTCTTCCTTTGTCATCATTCTACCATTACCGGAAAATATTATGCTCGACATCAAGTTTTTTGCTATTTTAAGTAACACTTTGTATTTGTTATCAGCAAATGGAGGAGCAGTTCAAGACACTGATTGTTCTTTCTCACTATCTGGAGGTAAGTTTTTTCTTTGTTCAGTAATTTGTGAACAGTGATGGGATTGATGATTGTACTTTACCTACTGCATTTGTAGACAGGAAGATTTCGTCAGTTCTGGGATGAAGCAGCTAAAAATTGTCATATTGTCGAGGCTGTGCCGGGTAATAAACTGTGATGAGATGAATTTTTTGTTTGAATCGATGAACAATGCAtccactttctttcttttttgtgtgtgtggTTCTCACTAGAGGATTGAATGCAGGTTTTGAGCAAGCAATCCAGACGTACGCCATTCATGTCCTCTCCCTGACTTACCAAAAGATTCCAAGACCTGTACTTGCTGAGGTATGTTATATGCATTTGTAGTTGTGAGTTTCAGACTATCGAATCTTTCCCTATCTGTAGTTATACGTGTGATATGTCAAACTTATGCATGAGTTTTGGGTGTGGGACAGGCTATTAACATCGAAGGTCTATCCTTGGACAAATTCCTTGAACACCAGGCGGCCAACAGCGGTTGGATTCTTGAGAAGGGTCATGGCAGGGGTCAACTAATAGTCCTACCTCGAAACGAATTTAACCATCCTGAGCTGAAGAAAATCGCTGCTGATAGTGTTCCATTGGAGCACATCACCCGCATTTTCCCCATTCTTGGTTAAGCCTCTAGCTGGGATGAACACTTTTTTGGAGTTATTTGTGCCATGTTTTCGTTGACATTGCGACCATTCTCTTTGTTTTTTTGtcttggatatatatatataactgagAACAAGCTATTTTAGGATAGACTTGTCAAGCTACCCCAAAGATTAGCTTTGAATCGGTTcctttttatatctattttttcaCTTATCAGAATTTCAGAATATATTTATTTACTGCGCGTTCTTCTTAATTGTTATTATGCTTTTAGCTTTCTGAGTGAGTTCATGGATTTTTCTTTCCTGAAACAGCCAGAGAATTTCTTTGAGAAGTGGAACTAGAAGTTGATTTACCATTAAGTATTGgttagaaattcaattattttgattttttttttttttgcgtttcataagtaatgtattaattatataatcTGTTGGCATCAATTGACCTTTCAAGCAAAAATAAACAAGGATCTCGTACAAACCGAAAAGGGCATGACCTgttttaataatgaaataaaggATCGGATTTGCACCAAAAGTGATTTGGGTTTGGCCCATAAATCATGATTGGCAAAAGAGAAAGATCAACGCACGAAAAGGAAAGTCTCAAATCAAATTAAGAGGagtaacaaaataaagaaaagagcCACACCAAGGTTCTCAAATAACCTTATTCTCTTAAAAAATCTCTTgagaaaaaagaatatttatataaatataatataaaatttgataattttattagtcattagaaatttttaatgcttagtaaattaaaaaaagtccATGAGATTCGTAACAAGAAATAAAGAGTGCAAAACGCTGCGTTTGCCTGCAGCGAACATTAAACAGGTGGCGGCTTTCAAGTTTCGACGAACCGATCCAAAGCCCAAAGGCTCAAAATCAAATTTTGGAATCCAACAAGAATCCAACAAAGGGGGCATTTCTGTAATTAAATATCCTTGGTCCTCGCGGCTCTATCCAAATTCCAATCTTTATTCGTTCATTAGTCTCACCTTCATTCGCAATCTAAACCCTAACTAGAGagaaaattacaaattaaaaagatcaaaaccctaaactcttataTTCGTCTATTCACGAGCGTCGAATCCTTAACTTTCTGTAAcaaattgcaaaatttttatcaatgacTTCCTCGAAGAAATACTACAAGGAAAAAATCGCTCGTCGCAAGTAAGTTTCCCTTGCTTTCTTATTCAAAGCTTCATTTTCTCTAATCCTCGTAAAAATGGATATTTAATGCGTAATAGATTTATGACATTAATTGTGCAGAGAGGAGAAAGCGGAAGAACCAGAGCAACCAAAGTACAGAGACAGAGCTAAGGAGCGAAGAGAGGATCAAAATCCAGATTATGAGCCAACTGAATTAGGTTCTTTTCATGCTGTTGCTCCTCCTGGAACCGTCGATCTTCGGTGAGATTCTACCCTTTTTTCTTGAATGCGTAATTTGATGCATTTTTTTTTCCACTTTAGGTTTTTTAAGATGCTCTGCTCCTATTAatcatttaattgtttttttaatgaaTGTGTCTAGGTCAGCTGATGCTCACAAGATATCCATTGAGAAGAGCAAGTACcttggaggtaggcttttcagtCTTAGAATTTGGAAATTTTAATGACTTGATTGATAGGATACgtgcaatttattttttatttttggcttcTCGGGGGAACTTGCCGCTTCTGTTTAGCACTTTAGCTGCCTTTtctgttttgcttttcttttttttttaaatcttgacGGTGTCTCCAACATTCAGGTGATGTGGAACACACTCATTTGGTCAAGGGGTTGGATTATGCTTTGCTTAACAAAGTTAGGAGTGAGATTGATAAGAAGCCTGAAGCCGGGGAAGAAACCGATGGAAAGTCGAGGTAATAAAGTACAATGTTTGTTTATATTAGGTGATGGGCTATAATCATATTGAAGTTTCAGTAATTTCCAAGTTATCTTTAAATTGCGCAATTAATAATCTTGTAATtgttttataaataaatgttttttgttccaacagaaaatcaaaagAAGACCAGCAATTATCATTTCGAACTGCCACTGCAAAGGTGCAATAACTTCATCTTGAGTTGTGGAATAATTTTTCCAATAcagtttacaaaaaaaaaaaaaatgccgTTGGTTTAGGAAGCTGTTCGTGTTGAtgtctctccttttttttttcagtcAGTATATCAGTGGATAGTTAAACCTCAAACTGTTATGAAGACAAATGAAATGTTTCTACCTGGTCGAATGGCGTTTATTTTTAATATGGTGAGAATCTCAGACATTTCCATTCTATTCTGTTTGTATTATTTAAAGAGGGATACTATCGGTACTTCTCCATTCATGAACTTTGAGCACTCTGTGCTGTAATTGGTACATGTTTGCAAACATACCCGCATGTTCACTTGCTACATAAAACTTCAATGCATATtcaaatttgaagtaaaaatattctttttatataatttatttgaagTTACTTTACAAGTATTTGAGAttataattgaataattgtgCCAAGTTTTTAGGCATGACTGCCTGTAGAGCATTGTTGATGGTTCTCAATTTTAATACTATAATTCCTATTTCCTGACTGAATTTCCCTTCTTCATTTCAGGAGGGTGGCTATTCTAATGACATTCCAACCACCTTGCACAGGAGTAAAGCTGACTGTCCAGTGCCTGATGTCTGTATCTCCATAATTTCTTTGGACAACTTTTATTTTGATGCTAGATAGTGTTTCAGCTTTTGATAAGACTTCTTGTGCAGGAAATGGTTACTGTCAATGTTGATGGTTCTGTGCTTGATCGAATTGCTAAAATTCTGTCATATCTTCGCCTCGGGTCATCTGGGAAGGTTctcaagaagaaaaagaaggaaagggaTGCCAAAGGTGTTAGCTATATTTAGTTTTCTATTGTAATTTGAAGCCTAACTTTTCAATATGGGTTAATGTTGGATCAACAACTGTATgtgtttcatgttatttttatctGTGCTTATAGTTATGCTTTTTAATATATATCcttctatttttcttattataGGGAAGATTTCATCTCTTGGTAATGAATACTATGAAGAGGAAAAGTTATCAAAGCCTAATGATGGAGTGTCTAACGGTAGAACTGAGAAGGAAATTTTGCCCCCGACGCCTCCCCCTCCAAGGAAAAACCATCTTGATTCGAGGGAGAAGCAAGGCCCAACTATTGCTAGAGCAGAAGAGGATGATATATTTGTGGGGGAAGGCGTTGACTATAATAGTCCTGAGAAAGATGCAGTACCAAGCCCTCTTTCAGAGGATATGGAAGAGTCACCTCGACATAAAGAAAGAGTTTCATACTTTCCTGAACCTGCTTACGGCCCAGTGTTGCCTTCTGCTGCTCAGGAATGGCAAGAACTGGTAAGTTGTTTCTACATTTTGTTATTCTTTTTCCAAATGCAGGAGAAACGTGCTGTGCAAAAGGTATTAAATGAAATTGTATAGACTTGTTTGGAGATTAACTACTTAAATTCATTTTTAGCtacttgaatttttattaaaattaagttcTGGTATACAAATTATTCATTATTCACTTTTCTGTCTGTTTGGTTTCAGAATGGTTACGATGCCCTCCAAACACAGGCCTTGGCTGGTGGGTACCAAGGAGAGTGGCAGGATTACCAATATGCTGACCAATTGGCTTATCCTGAGCAATACCTACCGGCTAGCATGCAAGGTTATGAGGTACAAGCTGGATCAAACATTCCACAAGATCCTCGATATATGACTCAAGAAGAGAAGGACCGAGGATTGGGATCTGTGTTCAAGCGGGATGACCAAAGGCTTCAACAATTGAGGGAGAAGGATGCTCGTGAGAAGGATCCTAATTTCATATCTGAGAGTTACTCTGAATGTTATCCTGGTTATCAGGAGTACAACCGTGAGATTGTTGACAGTGATGATGAAGATGACTTGTCCAAAATGGATATGGGAGGACGAGTAAGCCTATTTTTCCACCTTAAACTAAAAGCTGTTCCTCATTTATTTGGGTAATGATGATGCTTAGACTGGTCTACTAAAATGTAACAGGCTAAGGGTCGTCTTCATAGATGGGACTTTGAAACAGAAGAGGAATGGGCAACGTACAATGAGCAGAAGGAAGCAATGCCAAAGGCTGCATTCCAGTTTGGTGTGAAGATGCAAGATGGAAGGAAGACAAGGAAGCAAAACAAGGACCAGAAGCTCAACAACGAGCTacacaagattaacaaaatactGGCAAGAAAGAAGATGGAGAAAGAATCAGGTGGTGGTGAAGGTGGAAGTCATAGCGATGATGTACAGCCTGGAAAGAAACTTAGGATATCAGGTTAAAAAGTTCCAGTTCCTTTACCAGAAAGGTAAAGAAAAGCTACTATTTCTTGGAGCTGATGTGTTAATTTGTATGAAGGTAGGTCATTGGCAAAGAGTgcaaaattcatggaaaaatcttTTTTTAGAGCAATGAAATGCCAACTAAAGTCGTTATTATAGTGTTCTGAGGCTTTTTTTTGCTTTGCCAACCATAGGCGGGATGCTTTTGTGTCATTTCATTTGTGCTTCTTACATAAAATAAGATTAAGAGATGGAAGTTCAATATGAAATTTACGTCTCATTAGAAGTTAACAGAATAGATTTAGAGTATAGTTAAGAGTTCAATcgcaatcatttttatttttatttttgtaatattcaTTAAGTGGGATTCGAATAATGACCAAGTTCATTGTTAAAAATAGAaagcaaattaattttaaataatgtgTTAGGATATAAAGAGTTCAGGTTCTGAAAGAGAATTAACATctgatttaataataaaaaatcaaaagtaaaatttatccgaacttaaaataatctaaactcaaaattgatttgaattgaaatgatccaaaattttaaaaacatgaaaCATGAATCGATTCGAATCAAAGCATAATTAATCTCATacaaattaaacttgaaataatttaaaatcgaTATGATTCagataaaaaacttaaaatgattCGAACCTGATGACTCAATCCTAAAATTAAGTCTCAAATCCAAATTCAAACCTAAACTAATTCATATCCAAAATGGTTAAAAAGTAAAAATCGATCTAAaactaaaataatctaaactcaaaattaatttaaaaaaagtaatccaaaaattttaaaacttgaattcaCCCAACCAACCGAATTCCTACGGCTACCATCAACCTCACACTAATCGGCCTAGACCTAATTTATGGAGTAGGAATTTGTCCTAGAGTACAATCCCTAGCTCTAAGCAGCCCACAGCTTGATATAAGTAACTAATTGGTACTCTAAGGCCCAAAACTATTATATGGGCTACAATTTTAGGATCTAAGCTGACCAATCTCGCAAGTGCCAGCCCAGAGAGTAATTTTATCatatttcccttttattttttatttgagtttattCCCTGAGATTTCGTGTATAGGGCGTTTGTTTCGTTCTCTCTATCCTCGAACGACTTCCACCATAAGCAAGATAGGACACGATAAAACccgtttttcttcttcttcttcttattgttcttgttcatataatttaatattaaagattAAAAGTTAAAGACTTCGAAACAAGGATTCAGTTGGATATCTGATCACCATATACTGATAGTCTGATACGAAAAAGGTACGAATTTTAtcccaatttctattttcaatttcCGAATCCAAAACAATATATCAGGCTGGAAAAGTCAACATCTTTAAACCCTAATTCGAGGAATTCTTGTTTTAGTTtgatttttttctgaaaaaagcTCCCTTTGATTTATGCAtaggaaaggaaagaaaagtgTTTTTTATCATAGATTTTTTTTCGTGACTTAATTTGCCAAAAACTTGCAATTATTtgttgtttagggtttttaatagGCGGCTAAGTCGGTATCAATCTTTGAATTTGCCGTGAAATTGCTTCTTGAACTTTGGAATCTGCCTCTTGGTGGTTTGGTTGCATGGCAAGCCTTGAGGGTGGCGTTTCATTTTCATACCTTTCAAAGCTAGAAAAGGGAAATAAAAACGCCTTTCAATTCGATGATGATTATAGGGATGCTGTTTGGACCGTGCCACAAGACAAAAGTATTGTCCCATTAGGCTCAAAGTCGATGAAAAACGATTACCTCTATCAGTTTCGGGCTGAGTCCGATGATTTTATTGATGGAGAATACGATTCTGGTGATGATGTCTCTAAGTCAATGCAAAATGGCTTGTATCCTGAGGTGAActtgaagaatgtgttgagtGGGTTAGTTGCAATCGTAACTGGGCGTAATAAAGGCTCCCTTGGTGCTTCTGTGGATCAGCAATACCAAAGTTCTAATGTATCATTTCTGGGGTCTGAAAAGAATGGAGATACATATTTGCACTCCTCTGTTTATATACCAAGTGCTCCGCCACTTCTGG
The genomic region above belongs to Gossypium hirsutum isolate 1008001.06 chromosome D05, Gossypium_hirsutum_v2.1, whole genome shotgun sequence and contains:
- the LOC107907077 gene encoding eukaryotic translation initiation factor 3 subunit K, which translates into the protein MVRERETPKQQQQVSYTVEQLVAVNPYNPDILPDLENYVNEQVSSQTYSLDANLCLLRLYQFEPERMSTQIVARILVKALMAMPAPDFSLCLFLIPERVQMEEQFKTLIVLSHYLETGRFRQFWDEAAKNCHIVEAVPGFEQAIQTYAIHVLSLTYQKIPRPVLAEAINIEGLSLDKFLEHQAANSGWILEKGHGRGQLIVLPRNEFNHPELKKIAADSVPLEHITRIFPILG
- the LOC107907076 gene encoding suppressor of mec-8 and unc-52 protein homolog 2, giving the protein MTSSKKYYKEKIARRKEEKAEEPEQPKYRDRAKERREDQNPDYEPTELGSFHAVAPPGTVDLRSADAHKISIEKSKYLGGDVEHTHLVKGLDYALLNKVRSEIDKKPEAGEETDGKSRKSKEDQQLSFRTATAKSVYQWIVKPQTVMKTNEMFLPGRMAFIFNMEGGYSNDIPTTLHRSKADCPVPDEMVTVNVDGSVLDRIAKILSYLRLGSSGKVLKKKKKERDAKGKISSLGNEYYEEEKLSKPNDGVSNGRTEKEILPPTPPPPRKNHLDSREKQGPTIARAEEDDIFVGEGVDYNSPEKDAVPSPLSEDMEESPRHKERVSYFPEPAYGPVLPSAAQEWQELNGYDALQTQALAGGYQGEWQDYQYADQLAYPEQYLPASMQGYEVQAGSNIPQDPRYMTQEEKDRGLGSVFKRDDQRLQQLREKDAREKDPNFISESYSECYPGYQEYNREIVDSDDEDDLSKMDMGGRAKGRLHRWDFETEEEWATYNEQKEAMPKAAFQFGVKMQDGRKTRKQNKDQKLNNELHKINKILARKKMEKESGGGEGGSHSDDVQPGKKLRISG